From a region of the Coffea arabica cultivar ET-39 chromosome 3e, Coffea Arabica ET-39 HiFi, whole genome shotgun sequence genome:
- the LOC113736498 gene encoding probable aldo-keto reductase 2 codes for MASLPLVPRTKLGSQGLEVSKQGLGCMGMSYMYGPPKPEPDMIELIRYAVDSGVTFLDTSDVYGPHTNEILIGKALKGGYREKVQIATKFGIGKKDGKTDIRGDPEYVRACCEGSLKRLDVECIDLFYAHRIDTRVPIEVTVGEMKKLVEEGKVKYIGLSEASASTIRRAHAVHPITAVQLEWSLWSRDLEEEILPTCRELGIGIVPYSPLGRGFFSAGPQLFDNLAEGDMRKNFPRWKPENLEENKKIFARVSEMAAKKGCTPAQLALAWVYHQGDDVVPIPGTTKKENFNQNVRALSVKLTREEMAELESYASADVVKGDRHVSMGTTWINSETPPLSSWKAK; via the exons ATGGCGTCTCTACCACTGGTGCCGAGGACCAAGTTGGGCTCCCAGGGCTTGGAAGTGTCGAAACAAGGTCTGGGATGTATGGGGATGTCGTACATGTACGGCCCGCCTAAGCCCGAGCCAGATATGATCGAACTCATCCGCTACGCTGTCGATTCTGGAGTCACCTTCCTTGATACCTCCGACGTCTATGGACCTCACACGAACGAAATCCTCATCGGCAAG GCTTTGAAAGGAGGATACAGAGAGAAAGTGCAGATAGCAACCAAGTTTGGCATTGGAAAAAAGGATGGGAAAACGGACATTCGTGGTGATCCAGAGTATGTGCGAGCTTGTTGTGAGGGCAGCCTGAAGCGGCTTGATGTAGAATGCATTGATCTTTTTTATGCTCATCGTATTGATACTCGTGTTCCCATTGAAGTCACG GTTGGAGAGATGAAGAAACTTGTTGAAGAGGGTAAAGTTAAATACATAGGTCTATCTGAGGCCTCTGCTTCGACAATCAGAAGGGCTCATGCTGTTCATCCTATAACAGCTGTTCAGTTAGAATGGTCATTGTGGTCAAGAGATTTGGAGGAAGAAATTCTTCCAACATGCAG AGAGCTTGGTATTGGCATTGTCCCTTACAGCCCTCTTGGACGCGGATTTTTCTCTGCAGGACCACAACTGTTTGACAACTTGGCAGAGGGTGACATGCGTAAG AATTTCCCAAGGTGGAAACCAGAAAACCTggaggaaaacaagaaaatatttgcaCGGGTTAGTGAAATGGCAGCAAAGAAAGGATGCACCCCAGCACAGCTGGCCTTGGCTTGGGTTTATCATCAAGGAGATGACGTGGTTCCAATTCCTGGTACCACCAAGAAGGAGAACTTCAACCAGAATGTTAGAGCTCTATCAGTAAAATTAACACGAGAGGAGATGGCTGAACTTGAGTCCTATGCTTCCGCTGATGTGGTTAAGGGTGATAGGCATGTCTCCATGGGAACTACATGGATAAACTCTGAGACCCCTCCTTTGTCTTCCTGGAAAGCTAAGTAA